From a region of the Theobroma cacao cultivar B97-61/B2 chromosome 8, Criollo_cocoa_genome_V2, whole genome shotgun sequence genome:
- the LOC18592698 gene encoding carboxypeptidase SOL1 has protein sequence MNLVICLLFSFFLRHVIARGGQRSASFYAGFRNDSYAAFARHLFEENQSQPSIDIARGYMTNSELEKAVKEFGQRCSHISRIYSIGTSVNGVPLWVIEISDKPSEEEPEPAFKFVGNVHGDEPVGRELLILLANWICDNYMSDPLVKLIVENVHLHILPSMNPDGFSLRRRGNANGIDLNRDFPDQFFPWNDDEDARQPETKAIMSWLREIHFTASASLHGGALVANYPWDGTQDKRRNYYACPDDGTFRFLASVYSQSHYNMSLSKEFKAGITNGASWYPIYGGMQDWNYIYGGCFELTLEISDNKWPNAKELPTIWEYNKMSMLNLVASLVKTGVHGRVFSSDSGRPSPGSITIKGINYTVKAGRAFADYHRLLVPVERYEVMAAVPGYKSKATSIWLGEEAMTVDFILDPEVTSEGTLLRSICDCNCGGKSRHLLVDYFWGIHFEVYLVLIVVLAFLCILLRRRIKINLLKHRQSPKRSVMV, from the exons atgAATCTCGTCATTTGTCtccttttctccttctttcttCGCCACGTTATCGCCAGAGGCGGCCAACGCAGCGCGTCTTTCTATGCAg gttttagaaatgatagTTATGCGGCTTTTGCAAGGCATTTATTTGAGGAAAACCAGTCTCAGCCAAg TATCGATATTGCTCGTGGCTACATGACTAATTCGGAACTGGAAAAGGCGGTGAAGGAATTTGGGCAAAGATGTAGTCACATTTCTAGGATATACAG TATTGGAACGAGTGTGAATGGTGTTCCACTG TGGGTGATAGAGATTTCTGACAAACCAAGTGAGGAAGAGCCTGAACCTGCATTCAAG TTTGTTGGTAATGTGCATGGTGACGAACCTGTTGGTCGCGAGCTTCTCATACTTCTTGCAAATTGGATATGTGACAATTATATGAGTGATCCACTG GTTAAATTGATTGTTGAAAATGTTCACCTTCACATACTTCCATCAATGAATCCTGATGGGTTTTCTCTTAGGAGGCGTGGTAATGCAAATGGTATTGATCTAAATCGAGATTTTCCGGATCAG TTCTTTCCTTGGAATGATGATGAGGATGCACGACAACCTGAAACAAAAGCAATTATGAGTTGGTTGAGAGAGATACATTTCACAGCATCTGCAAGTTTGCATGGG GGTGCACTCGTTGCAAATTATCCATGGGATGGCACTCaggataaaag GAGGAATTATTATGCTTGTCCTGATGATGGAACATTCCGGTTCCTGGCAAGTGTATATAGCCAATCTCACTATAACATGTCTTTGAGCAAGGAATTTAAAGCAGGCATTACAAATGGAGCATCCTG GTACCCCATATACGGTGGCATGCAAGATTGGAACTACATATATGGTGGTTGTTTTGAGTTAACCTTGGAGATTAGTGATAACAAATGGCCTAATGCTAAGGAG CTTCCTACCATTTGGGAGTACAACAAAATGAGCATGCTAAATCTTGTTGCTAGCCTTGTGAAG ACAGGAGTTCATGGAAGGGTCTTTTCGTCAGATAGTGGAAGGCCGTCACCTGGGTCGATCACGATCAAGGGAATAAATTACACG GTTAAAGCTGGCAGGGCATTTGCTGATTATCATCGCTTACTTGTTCCAGTCGAAAGATATGAAG TTATGGCTGCTGTGCCTGGGTACAAATCAAAGGCCACAAGTATCTGGTTGGGAGAAGAAGCCATGACTGTAGACTTTATTCTTGATCCAGAAGTCACTTCCGAGGGGACTTTACTACGAAGTATTTGTGATTGCAATTGTGGCGGCAAGAGCAGGCACCTTTTGGTAGATTATTTTTGGGGAATTCACTTTGAAGTTTATTTAGTCTTGATTGTTGTCCTAGCATTTCTATGCATTTTACTGAGGAGGagaataaaaatcaacctTTTAAAACACCGACAGTCACCTAAAAGGTCAGTTATGGTATGA
- the LOC18592702 gene encoding tryptophan aminotransferase-related protein 4, which produces MANIYSSKNIVLFLVASPILNLLFIINLYASGNWNLSWTFQAATEAEAVAAISCSGHGRAYLDGLVLDGKEPLCECNSCYAGSDCSVFIPGCAANADGGNPLFLEPFWVQHAASSALLIAGWHRMSYTFNDHTFISQELERLIRKLHAVVGNAVTDKRFIVFGAGSTQVISAAVHALSPDNASSPARVLASIPYYPLYKIQTELFESVNFKFQGDTSQWKNSSDTGANMIEFVTSPNNPDGQLNKAVLHGPHAKAIYDRAYYWPHFTPIPAPADEDVMIFTLSKLTGHAGSRFGWAVIKDESVFDRMIKHIGVNSIGVSRDSQLRALKLLKVVLEGEGREIFEFGHQTMKIRWENLVKGLSSSNRFSLQKIEPQYCTFFHKVRESSPAYAWLKCEREEEKDCYAVLKAANVIGHEGGVFGAEDRYLRLSMIGSQDDFDLLIDRLTKLVSEEAGARIM; this is translated from the exons ATGGCCAACATATATAGCTCCAAGAACATAGTACTGTTTCTGGTGGCTTCTCCAATTCTCAATCTATTGTTTATCATCAATCTTTATGCTAGTGGAAATTGGAACCTGAGTTGGACTTTTCAAGCTGCAACAGAAGCTGAGGCGGTGGCAGCTATATCCTGCTCAGGCCACGGAAGAGCATACCTGGATGGTTTGGTTCTTGATGGAAAAGAACCACTTTGTGAGTGCAACTCATGCTATGCAGGCTCTGACTGCTCTGTTTTTATACCTGGTTGTGCTGCAAATGCAGATGG GGGGAATCCGCTATTTTTGGAACCTTTCTGGGTGCAGCATGCAGCTAGTAGTGCACTGCTAATAGCAGGGTGGCATCGAATGAGCTATACATTTAATGATCACACTTTTATCTCACAAGAGCTTGAAAGGCTCATCCGTAAGCTACATGCTGTGGTAGGAAATGCAGTTACAGACAAGAGATTTATAGTTTTTGGTGCTGGCTCAACCCAAGTCATTAGTGCAGCAGTTCATGCACTCTCCCCTGATAATGCTTCATCGCCGGCAAGGGTTTTAGCTTCGATCCCTTACTATCCG TTATATAAAATACAAACAGAGTTGTTTGAGTCGGTGAATTTCAAGTTTCAAGGAGATACGTCCCAATGGAAGAACAGTTCAGATACCGGTGCAAATATGATTGAGTTTGTAACTTCACCAAACAATCCTGATGGACAACTAAACAAGGCAGTTCTTCATGGTCCACATGCCAAAGCAATTTATGATCGAGCGTATTACTGGCCACATTTTACACCAATTCCAGCTCCTGCAGATGAAGATGTAATGATATTCACACTTTCTAAGCTTACCGGTCATGCTGGCAGCAGATTTGG GTGGGCAGTGATAAAAGATGAGAGTGTCTTCGATAGAATGATAAAACATATCGGCGTAAATTCCATAGGAGTTTCTCGAGATAGTCAGTTAAGAGCTTTGAAGCTTCTGAAAGTAGTACTTGAAGGGGAAGGAAGAGAAATATTTGAATTCGGACACCAGACAATGAAAATCAGGTGGGAAAACTTGGTCAAGGGGTTATCATCATCAAACCGTTTCTCTCTCCAGAAAATTGAACCTCAATACTGCACCTTTTTCCACAAAGTCAGAGAATCTTCCCCAG CTTATGCTTGGCTGAAatgtgagagggaagaagaaaaagattgtTATGCAGTCCTCAAAGCAGCCAATGTTATTGGCCATGAAGGAGGTGTGTTTGGCGCTGAAGATCGCTATCTCCGCCTTAGCATGATCGGAAGCCAAGATGATTTTGATCTACTGATAGACCGGTTGACCAAATTAGTTTCAGAGGAAGCTGGTGCCAGAATCATGTGA